A single genomic interval of Bradyrhizobium sp. sBnM-33 harbors:
- a CDS encoding antitoxin Xre/MbcA/ParS toxin-binding domain-containing protein, with the protein MSHQAAILAGLLGVKPKNTETTLTLARSVEKGLPVSALDKFAGRVSPQDVRDFTYRVVPKPTLERRRKEKQHLTTEESDRLARVAKVFAFGLEVFRDEAKVRDFLNRRHPMLEGKTPLELALATGPGADAVVNLLGRTAYSGGV; encoded by the coding sequence GTGAGCCATCAAGCCGCGATCCTGGCCGGTCTGCTCGGAGTCAAGCCGAAGAACACAGAGACGACGCTTACCCTCGCCCGTTCCGTAGAGAAGGGTCTGCCGGTATCGGCGTTGGACAAATTCGCCGGCCGCGTATCCCCGCAGGACGTCCGTGACTTCACCTATCGTGTGGTGCCGAAGCCGACGCTGGAACGGCGCCGCAAGGAAAAGCAGCATCTGACGACCGAAGAGAGCGACCGGCTGGCGCGTGTCGCAAAAGTGTTCGCCTTCGGCCTCGAAGTGTTTCGCGACGAGGCCAAGGTGCGCGATTTTCTCAACCGGCGGCATCCGATGCTTGAAGGCAAGACCCCGCTTGAACTGGCCTTGGCAACCGGCCCGGGGGCGGACGCTGTCGTCAACCTGCTGGGGCGTACAGCCTATAGCGGCGGCGTCTAG
- a CDS encoding LysR family transcriptional regulator, whose protein sequence is MTADLNLVSVFLTVAEAKSFRGAAERLGVTRSAVSQAIRRMEDRMGVALVQRTTRSVSLTEAGVRLHQRVAPAIAEIELALDTAQDRDAKPTGQLRLAVSSIAERFICGPLLAGFTHAYPAVQIDITVTDEEFDIVAEGYDAGVRLGEVIERDMIAVPVSGDQRQMVVAAPSYLTRFGAPTHPTELAQHCCIGWRPAPDVAPYRWEFEEDGREFDVAVNPRITTNDMWVMVRTACAGGGLTFGMEETFRPYIERGELVPLLEQYCPPFQGFFLYFADRRNLPPKLRALIDYVRYRPASGGRKR, encoded by the coding sequence ATGACGGCAGACCTGAACCTCGTTTCGGTGTTCCTGACGGTCGCTGAAGCGAAAAGCTTTCGCGGCGCGGCCGAGCGGCTGGGCGTGACCCGCTCGGCGGTGAGCCAGGCAATCCGGCGAATGGAAGACCGGATGGGCGTGGCGCTCGTGCAGCGGACAACGCGCAGCGTCAGCCTCACCGAGGCCGGCGTGCGACTGCACCAGCGCGTCGCGCCAGCCATTGCGGAAATCGAACTCGCGCTCGACACCGCGCAGGATCGCGACGCCAAGCCGACAGGACAGCTACGGCTCGCGGTTTCCTCGATCGCCGAGCGCTTCATCTGCGGGCCGCTGCTTGCGGGTTTTACGCACGCTTATCCGGCCGTACAGATCGACATCACCGTCACCGACGAGGAGTTCGATATCGTCGCCGAGGGCTACGATGCCGGCGTTCGCCTTGGCGAAGTGATCGAAAGGGACATGATCGCCGTGCCGGTTTCGGGCGACCAGCGCCAGATGGTCGTCGCTGCACCGTCGTATCTGACGCGCTTTGGCGCGCCCACGCACCCGACCGAGCTTGCGCAGCACTGTTGCATCGGCTGGCGTCCGGCGCCTGACGTCGCGCCCTATCGTTGGGAGTTCGAAGAAGACGGCCGCGAGTTCGACGTCGCCGTCAATCCCAGGATCACGACCAATGATATGTGGGTCATGGTGCGGACCGCTTGCGCCGGCGGCGGCCTGACGTTCGGCATGGAGGAGACGTTCAGGCCCTACATCGAGCGCGGCGAACTGGTGCCGCTGCTGGAGCAGTATTGCCCACCCTTTCAGGGCTTTTTTCTCTATTTCGCGGACCGAAGAAATCTGCCGCCAAAACTACGCGCGCTGATCGACTACGTGCGATATCGGCCTGCTTCAGGTGGTCGAAAGAGATAG
- a CDS encoding VOC family protein — MAIHFNHTILSTRDSKASATFLAEMLGLPAPRRWGPFYMVTTENGANLDYMDVDGDIAPQHYAFLTSESEFDEIFDRIRERQLTYWADPGQTQPGKINHHDGGRGIYFKEKNGHLIEIITREYGSGGWNP, encoded by the coding sequence ATGGCCATCCATTTCAATCATACGATCCTCTCGACCCGCGATAGCAAGGCATCGGCAACATTCCTGGCCGAGATGCTCGGTCTGCCGGCGCCGCGGCGGTGGGGGCCATTTTATATGGTCACCACCGAGAACGGCGCCAATCTCGACTACATGGATGTCGACGGCGACATTGCTCCGCAGCACTATGCATTTCTGACCAGCGAAAGCGAGTTTGACGAGATCTTCGACCGCATCCGGGAACGGCAGCTTACCTACTGGGCCGATCCTGGACAGACGCAACCGGGCAAGATCAACCACCACGACGGTGGGCGTGGCATCTACTTCAAGGAGAAGAACGGACACCTTATTGAAATTATTACCCGCGAGTATGGTAGCGGCGGCTGGAATCCCTGA
- a CDS encoding class I SAM-dependent methyltransferase translates to MGDIYDPQFVKAVFDRCSDRYITFSQICSFGFTERWRKQCVAAMPVLQGGGTRGYDLMAGTGEVWPHLLKRFDDIGAITAVDISSGMHRRAMARLHAHHRIEFIEDNVLASDLPSESADFVISTFGLKTFNPEQHARLAALIARVLKPGGVFSMIEASDPKGWWLRPLYLFHLRVILPLIERIFSAARRILR, encoded by the coding sequence ATGGGCGATATCTATGACCCGCAGTTCGTGAAGGCCGTGTTCGATCGCTGCTCGGATCGCTACATTACCTTCAGCCAGATCTGCTCGTTCGGCTTCACCGAGCGCTGGCGCAAGCAATGCGTGGCGGCGATGCCGGTGCTTCAAGGGGGCGGCACTCGCGGTTACGATCTCATGGCAGGAACCGGCGAGGTCTGGCCTCATCTGTTGAAGCGCTTCGACGATATCGGCGCGATCACCGCCGTCGATATCTCCTCCGGTATGCATCGTCGCGCCATGGCGCGACTTCACGCCCACCACCGAATCGAATTCATAGAGGATAACGTGCTGGCAAGCGACCTGCCGTCGGAGAGCGCGGACTTCGTCATCTCCACGTTCGGCTTGAAGACGTTCAACCCCGAGCAGCATGCGCGACTGGCCGCCTTGATCGCGCGCGTGCTGAAACCCGGAGGCGTCTTCTCCATGATCGAGGCGTCGGACCCGAAAGGGTGGTGGCTTCGGCCGCTCTACCTGTTTCATCTCAGGGTGATCTTGCCGCTCATCGAGCGTATCTTCTCCGCGGCGCGCAGGATTTTGCGATGA
- a CDS encoding RES family NAD+ phosphorylase, which produces MPKSDRVLTCYRIGDPDGAYPVYDAEGSRLYPGRWNTHTSPMIYASEHYSTAMLEKLVHANLVMPANQHFIEITIPNGVSYEIFQTAAHPGWDSRNETICKSFGQKWCEGKRSALLIVPSIPARLERNFLINPAHPDARNITHTLPEPVWWDERLYGR; this is translated from the coding sequence GTGCCGAAGAGTGATCGTGTCCTGACATGCTATCGCATCGGGGACCCGGACGGCGCCTACCCCGTGTACGATGCCGAGGGATCGCGCCTCTACCCGGGCCGGTGGAATACGCACACCAGCCCGATGATCTACGCGTCCGAGCACTATTCCACTGCCATGCTCGAGAAGCTGGTGCATGCCAATCTGGTGATGCCCGCCAACCAGCACTTCATCGAGATCACGATACCGAACGGCGTCTCATATGAGATATTCCAGACCGCTGCGCATCCCGGCTGGGATTCACGCAACGAAACCATCTGCAAGAGCTTCGGCCAGAAATGGTGCGAGGGGAAGCGTTCGGCGCTCCTGATCGTCCCCTCGATCCCGGCGCGGCTGGAGCGCAATTTTCTGATCAACCCGGCCCATCCCGATGCCAGGAACATCACGCACACCCTCCCCGAGCCAGTGTGGTGGGACGAACGGCTTTATGGGCGGTAA